A stretch of Corallococcus macrosporus DNA encodes these proteins:
- a CDS encoding GAF domain-containing sensor histidine kinase: MSPSQPAHSHIRPPVSVSADVEAVGRIEAVKTVLRVLTRTTGLRLAVVARVTPESWTCCAVLDEMGFGLKAGDTLVVSTTFCNTVRNMGRPLRVNHASQDPVFQNHPAPKMYNVESYIAVPLYRRNGDFFGVMCALDSRPADLTDETLEIFRHLGELVGHQLEQEEVLSDRDSQLLGAHEASVLREQLMGIVSHDLRNPLNAISLAAATLMRRNDLDDRARRGLRRILDSSDRANRLIRDLLDFTHVRTGMPLPVKPQPMNLHEVAEQVVDEVRLTAQGRTLDLVCEGNGCGKWDPDRIAQVLTNLLTNAVQYSAPGAHIRVEARGDEREVMLAVTNAGTPIPQALLPVLFEPMTRGTTEGSEHRSVGLGLFIVNQIVRAHGGEVEVASTAEAGTTFRVHLPRGC; encoded by the coding sequence ATGAGCCCTTCCCAGCCCGCCCACTCCCACATCCGTCCCCCGGTTTCCGTCTCCGCGGATGTGGAAGCCGTAGGGCGCATCGAAGCGGTGAAGACGGTGCTCCGGGTGCTGACGCGGACCACGGGGCTGCGCCTGGCGGTGGTTGCGCGCGTGACGCCGGAGTCGTGGACGTGCTGCGCGGTGCTGGATGAGATGGGCTTCGGGCTGAAGGCCGGGGACACGCTGGTCGTCAGCACCACGTTCTGCAACACCGTGCGGAACATGGGGAGGCCGCTGCGCGTGAACCACGCCAGCCAGGACCCGGTCTTCCAGAACCACCCCGCGCCGAAGATGTACAACGTGGAGAGCTACATCGCGGTGCCGCTGTACCGGCGCAACGGGGACTTCTTCGGCGTGATGTGCGCGCTGGACTCGCGGCCCGCGGACCTCACCGACGAGACGCTGGAGATCTTCCGCCACCTGGGGGAGCTGGTGGGCCACCAACTGGAGCAGGAGGAGGTGCTCTCCGACCGCGACTCGCAGCTGCTGGGGGCCCACGAGGCGTCGGTCCTGCGCGAGCAGCTGATGGGCATCGTCAGCCACGACCTGCGCAACCCGCTCAACGCCATCTCGCTGGCGGCGGCGACGCTGATGCGCAGGAACGACCTGGATGACCGGGCCCGGCGCGGGCTGCGGCGCATCCTGGACTCGTCGGACCGGGCGAACCGGCTCATCCGCGACCTGCTGGACTTCACCCACGTGCGCACGGGCATGCCCCTGCCGGTGAAGCCCCAGCCCATGAACCTGCATGAGGTCGCCGAGCAGGTGGTGGACGAGGTGCGGCTCACCGCGCAGGGGCGCACGCTGGACCTGGTGTGCGAGGGCAACGGGTGCGGGAAGTGGGACCCGGACCGAATCGCGCAGGTGCTGACCAACCTCCTCACCAACGCCGTGCAGTACAGCGCTCCGGGCGCGCACATCCGCGTGGAGGCGCGCGGCGACGAGCGGGAGGTGATGCTGGCGGTGACGAACGCGGGGACGCCCATCCCGCAGGCGCTGCTGCCCGTGCTCTTCGAGCCGATGACCCGGGGCACCACGGAGGGCAGCGAGCACCGCAGCGTGGGGCTGGGCCTCTTCATCGTGAATCAGATCGTCCGCGCGCACGGCGGCGAGGTGGAGGTGGCGTCCACGGCCGAGGCGGGCACGACCTTCCGGGTGCACCTGCCGCGCGGGTGTTGA
- a CDS encoding acyl-CoA thioesterase, translated as MSNASLKDFPVVVPFPVHWSEMDAYGHVNNARTFTWFESARIAYMARVGLVGPSGAGADTTTADGVGPILANTHADYLKPVVFPVNLVAGARVTRVGNSSITFEHAVAGADDGVLYTRGGSIIVTLRYATHEKVPVPPSVRAAIERLEGRMAGGQA; from the coding sequence ATGTCGAATGCTTCCCTGAAGGACTTCCCCGTGGTCGTGCCCTTCCCCGTGCACTGGAGCGAGATGGACGCGTACGGGCACGTGAACAACGCCCGCACGTTCACCTGGTTCGAGTCCGCGCGCATCGCGTACATGGCCCGCGTCGGGCTGGTGGGGCCGTCCGGCGCGGGGGCGGACACGACGACGGCGGACGGGGTGGGCCCCATCCTGGCGAACACGCACGCGGACTACCTCAAGCCGGTGGTGTTCCCGGTGAACCTGGTGGCGGGCGCGCGCGTCACCCGGGTGGGCAATTCCTCCATCACCTTCGAGCACGCGGTGGCGGGCGCGGACGACGGCGTCCTCTACACCCGCGGCGGCTCCATCATCGTGACGCTGCGCTACGCCACGCACGAGAAGGTGCCGGTGCCACCCTCGGTGCGCGCGGCCATCGAGCGGCTCGAGGGTCGGATGGCTGGGGGGCAGGCGTAG
- a CDS encoding AHH domain-containing protein: MSSCRSWAVAVLLLLLGTGCSAARGVRLKTGRGAPVVHVPRAEVEPEPLDEDAFTEAVRTLVEDAPVSPRPREEAYRRFAGAFSTKAYAHVRGRLGLLSVDEPPRARLRVEDPDRELASAYGRWCQRKQTPGDCLQLLEAGSVLDEDGRRSLAFAIALDSVWDETSEALVGMTDPRAVLTTLVATGTVYLALWLMPEPVSKGLAAAMTVALIAYLGIDTVWNLIQGWIELSEQARMARTFDELRDAGEEYGEVMGQNAARAFVMLALAAVGSTAETFAAKVATLPGSGQAALVAAESAGVRLGAAAQVESAAVSSEGVITLVLAPNAVSMSARDDKGPVATGVDAKGQEHHIASNKFWNATNRGGPWSPKFQEIFDKAGMSLDDAANKVSVPGHRGPHPEAYHQRVFTALRDATEKCRTMQDCRVALTKVLRRLANQIQTEGTDLNRWVTGLE, encoded by the coding sequence ATGTCCTCGTGCCGGAGCTGGGCGGTCGCGGTGCTGCTGTTGCTGCTGGGCACGGGATGTTCAGCGGCGCGCGGCGTCCGGCTGAAGACGGGACGTGGGGCGCCGGTTGTCCATGTGCCTCGGGCGGAGGTGGAACCCGAGCCGCTGGATGAGGACGCGTTCACGGAGGCGGTGCGGACGCTGGTGGAGGACGCGCCGGTGTCCCCGCGTCCTCGCGAGGAGGCGTACCGGCGGTTCGCGGGCGCGTTCTCCACGAAGGCGTATGCCCACGTGCGCGGGCGCCTGGGGCTGCTCTCCGTGGATGAGCCCCCGCGTGCGCGGCTGCGGGTGGAGGACCCGGACCGGGAGCTGGCGAGCGCCTACGGGCGTTGGTGCCAGCGCAAGCAGACACCGGGCGATTGTCTCCAGTTGCTGGAGGCCGGGTCTGTTCTGGACGAGGACGGGCGGCGCTCGCTGGCGTTCGCCATCGCGCTGGACTCGGTGTGGGACGAGACGTCGGAAGCGCTGGTGGGGATGACAGATCCGCGGGCGGTGCTCACGACCCTCGTCGCGACGGGCACGGTGTACCTGGCGCTGTGGTTGATGCCGGAGCCCGTGTCGAAGGGACTCGCGGCGGCGATGACCGTGGCGCTCATCGCCTACCTGGGCATCGACACGGTGTGGAACCTCATCCAGGGGTGGATCGAGCTGTCCGAACAGGCGCGGATGGCCCGGACGTTCGATGAGCTTCGCGACGCGGGAGAGGAGTACGGCGAGGTGATGGGGCAGAACGCGGCGCGGGCGTTCGTGATGTTGGCGCTCGCTGCGGTGGGCAGCACGGCGGAGACGTTCGCGGCGAAGGTCGCCACGCTCCCGGGCTCAGGACAGGCCGCGCTGGTGGCCGCGGAGTCCGCGGGTGTCCGGCTGGGCGCGGCTGCGCAGGTGGAGTCCGCGGCCGTGTCCTCCGAGGGCGTCATCACCCTGGTGCTGGCGCCGAACGCTGTATCCATGTCCGCGCGGGACGACAAGGGCCCTGTCGCGACGGGCGTGGATGCAAAGGGGCAGGAGCACCACATCGCATCCAACAAGTTCTGGAACGCCACAAACCGAGGCGGCCCGTGGTCGCCAAAGTTCCAAGAAATCTTCGATAAGGCGGGGATGTCACTCGACGATGCCGCGAATAAAGTGAGTGTGCCGGGACATCGAGGTCCACATCCTGAGGCGTACCACCAGAGGGTCTTCACTGCTCTGCGGGACGCGACGGAAAAATGCAGGACAATGCAGGACTGCCGTGTTGCTTTGACGAAAGTACTGCGCAGGCTCGCAAACCAGATTCAAACGGAAGGGACGGACTTGAATCGATGGGTCACTGGCCTGGAGTGA
- a CDS encoding metallophosphoesterase yields MVRWLHPTQVLRTGLDAVVATVFGARADHRLIEAVVRPQQPYFDYSQETGADGDFWLDYVSDIGDGWDSTYAVARLLALPELRLPEEDGKTAHVTPRGRVLVFGGDEVYPGASRETYEERTVQPYEAAMRRSQAPHPDLFVIPGNHDWYDGLSAFMRLFCAQRWVAGRRTKQSRSYFALKLPKNWWLIGTDVQLNSDIDVPQVEYFRQVAEQMGPDDRVILCNAEPAWVLAAAARRAKGSYLENNLEYLEEKVLGRRIAVFLAGDLHHYRRHEDDTGQHRITAGGGGAFMHPTHAPAAPVLRDGSTLRKSFPDEATSRKLARKNLFLIRYSPLFGLITGLWYLLLALAAYAEVGSLGISRLPEVVTAVANSMVNRPWTLILGMVTVGGLAGLADAALGKWRALLGSLHGVAHIVAAFFVAWGGTYLTVSKLGVCPVLTPDGAHCADGWLHLAGKFFFSCAFTFVGGFLVGPFITGLYLWLSVNFFGAHSNEAFGSLALPDWKNFLRMRIGKDGALTIYPVGLERVPRKWKPTGAGPMSPAFDPDDPNATEPFLIEPPIRVCR; encoded by the coding sequence ATGGTGCGCTGGCTGCACCCCACGCAGGTGCTGCGCACGGGGCTGGACGCGGTGGTGGCCACGGTGTTCGGCGCGCGAGCGGACCACCGGCTCATCGAGGCGGTGGTGCGTCCGCAGCAGCCCTACTTCGACTACTCGCAGGAGACGGGCGCGGACGGGGACTTCTGGCTCGACTACGTCTCCGACATCGGCGACGGCTGGGACTCCACGTACGCGGTGGCGCGCCTGCTGGCGCTGCCGGAGCTGCGGCTGCCGGAGGAGGACGGCAAGACGGCCCACGTCACGCCGCGAGGCCGCGTGCTGGTGTTCGGCGGCGACGAGGTCTACCCGGGCGCCAGCCGCGAGACGTACGAGGAGCGCACGGTGCAGCCCTACGAGGCCGCCATGCGCCGCTCGCAGGCGCCCCACCCGGACCTGTTCGTCATCCCGGGCAACCACGACTGGTACGACGGCCTGTCCGCGTTCATGCGGCTGTTCTGCGCGCAGCGCTGGGTGGCCGGACGCCGCACGAAGCAGAGCCGCAGCTACTTCGCGCTGAAGCTGCCGAAGAACTGGTGGCTCATCGGCACGGACGTGCAGCTCAACAGCGACATCGACGTGCCGCAGGTGGAGTACTTCCGCCAGGTGGCCGAGCAGATGGGCCCCGACGACCGCGTCATCCTCTGCAACGCGGAGCCCGCGTGGGTGCTGGCGGCCGCGGCCCGGCGCGCCAAGGGCAGCTACCTGGAGAACAACCTGGAGTACCTGGAGGAGAAGGTGCTCGGGCGTCGCATCGCCGTGTTCCTCGCGGGCGACCTGCACCACTACCGCCGTCACGAGGACGACACCGGCCAGCACCGCATCACCGCGGGCGGCGGCGGCGCCTTCATGCACCCCACGCACGCGCCCGCGGCGCCCGTGCTGCGCGACGGCTCCACGCTGCGCAAGAGCTTCCCGGACGAGGCCACGTCGCGGAAGCTCGCGCGCAAGAACCTGTTCCTCATCCGCTACAGCCCGCTGTTCGGGCTCATCACCGGCCTGTGGTACCTGCTGCTCGCGCTGGCGGCCTACGCGGAGGTGGGCTCGCTGGGCATCTCCCGCCTGCCCGAGGTGGTGACGGCGGTGGCCAACAGCATGGTCAACCGGCCCTGGACGCTCATCCTCGGGATGGTGACGGTGGGCGGACTCGCGGGGCTGGCGGACGCGGCGCTGGGGAAGTGGCGCGCGCTGCTGGGCAGCCTGCACGGCGTGGCGCACATCGTGGCGGCGTTCTTCGTCGCCTGGGGAGGCACGTACCTCACGGTGAGCAAGCTGGGCGTGTGTCCGGTGCTGACGCCGGATGGCGCGCACTGCGCGGACGGCTGGCTGCACCTGGCGGGCAAGTTCTTCTTCTCCTGCGCGTTCACCTTCGTGGGCGGCTTCCTCGTGGGCCCGTTCATCACGGGCCTGTACCTCTGGCTGAGCGTGAACTTCTTCGGCGCGCACTCCAACGAGGCCTTCGGGTCGCTCGCGCTGCCGGACTGGAAGAACTTCCTGCGCATGCGCATCGGGAAGGACGGGGCGCTGACCATCTACCCCGTGGGCCTGGAGCGCGTGCCGCGCAAGTGGAAGCCCACCGGCGCGGGCCCCATGTCGCCCGCGTTCGACCCGGACGACCCGAACGCCACCGAGCCGTTCCTCATCGAGCCGCCCATCCGCGTCTGCCGCTGA
- a CDS encoding DUF4032 domain-containing protein: MSHPARRLHSLHIRQEHPDFLDLPWELPLEAWTERSPRVVEVPRGLSRHVVVFVSYGATIYAFKETPVRVAQREYDLLRGLEDRRLPSVCPVGLAVQTEEGLESAPGDRPGLLITQYLASSLPYRALFMHQGLERYRSRLLDAMAGLLVRLHLGGFFWGDCSLSNVLFRRDAGELQAYAVDAETSELHEQLSAGQREMDLQIMEENVAGGLADLAARVELAEELPQELEAWQETAASIRQRYERLWAEINRELILQPHESYRIHERIRTLNDLGFSVGEVELLASGQGSQLRMRTIVTDREYHRHQLHSLTGIVAEERQASLLLNEMQEMKATLTRKLDRSVPLSVAAFRWLDERYHPTLSRLQKELGRAADTAELYCQVLEHKWFLSERAKRDVGLDAALQGYVTLTRKQPGIAPLLQDASRVTGSEG, encoded by the coding sequence ATGTCCCACCCCGCGCGCCGCCTCCATTCCCTGCATATCCGGCAGGAGCACCCGGACTTCCTCGACCTTCCGTGGGAGCTGCCGCTGGAGGCGTGGACGGAGCGTTCACCGCGCGTGGTGGAGGTGCCGCGCGGCCTGTCCCGGCACGTCGTCGTCTTCGTCAGCTACGGCGCCACCATCTACGCCTTCAAGGAGACGCCCGTGCGCGTGGCGCAGCGCGAGTACGACCTCTTGCGCGGCCTGGAGGACCGCCGCCTGCCGTCGGTGTGTCCCGTGGGCCTGGCGGTCCAGACGGAAGAAGGGCTGGAGTCCGCGCCAGGCGACCGGCCCGGGCTGCTGATCACCCAATACCTCGCCTCGTCGCTGCCGTACCGCGCGCTGTTCATGCACCAGGGACTGGAGCGCTACCGGTCGCGGCTGCTGGACGCGATGGCGGGCCTGCTGGTGCGGCTGCACCTGGGCGGATTCTTCTGGGGAGACTGCTCGCTCTCCAACGTGCTCTTCCGCCGCGACGCGGGCGAATTGCAGGCGTACGCGGTGGACGCGGAGACGTCCGAGCTGCACGAGCAGCTCTCCGCCGGCCAGCGGGAGATGGACCTTCAAATCATGGAGGAGAACGTCGCCGGGGGCCTGGCGGACCTGGCCGCGCGCGTGGAGCTGGCGGAGGAGCTGCCGCAGGAGCTGGAGGCCTGGCAGGAGACGGCGGCCAGCATCCGCCAGCGCTACGAGCGGCTGTGGGCCGAAATCAATCGCGAGCTCATCCTCCAGCCGCACGAGAGCTACCGCATCCACGAGCGGATCCGCACGCTCAACGACCTGGGCTTCTCCGTGGGCGAGGTGGAGCTGCTGGCGAGCGGGCAGGGCAGCCAGCTGCGCATGCGCACCATCGTCACGGACCGCGAGTACCACCGGCACCAGCTGCACTCGCTTACCGGCATCGTCGCGGAGGAGCGCCAGGCGAGCCTGCTGCTCAACGAGATGCAGGAGATGAAGGCCACGCTCACGCGCAAGCTGGACCGCAGCGTGCCCCTGAGCGTGGCCGCGTTCCGCTGGCTGGACGAGCGCTACCACCCCACGCTGTCACGCCTTCAGAAGGAACTGGGCCGCGCGGCGGACACCGCGGAGCTCTACTGCCAGGTGCTGGAGCACAAGTGGTTCCTGTCCGAGCGCGCCAAGCGCGACGTGGGCCTGGACGCGGCGCTCCAGGGCTACGTGACGCTCACGCGCAAGCAGCCCGGCATCGCGCCGCTCCTGCAGGACGCGTCGCGCGTCACCGGCTCGGAGGGGTAG
- a CDS encoding imm11 family protein: MPTHYFDLYERVAEGFWCLGHPLDARRRELEDPWQFSVGEPAHFKGLIRLPLSVEGEAHDYSHAAFGTPVVSAKLATVFQELAPGDVELIPVEVDSHAGPYFILNALRTFPCIDTEASAEVDYWTEEDGLPEKVGKLFSISGMRIDPSKVGDAKVFRPSEWKGSLIVSEDIKDAMERAGITGAKFEAVTGPPTFDPVRRAETRMRAELWHQARLARAAVWRELGDMSDDFYIPPVVGGPWPGERQNWTAMQRPDGHMLIVTDGLSDPFNDILDRPTAGFGLELAIETPEPLGEVWKSWPVHLLERVAYEVAEFEKLRVTLSKGTLSMEVDGVGMPETLVTPEGRVAVLIGMETDSLPSRFSIPGGEVRLLTVKALMPAELQWLLRQGKGAAAELIRRFKDAGEGHLSRSWRQPVVS, translated from the coding sequence ATGCCGACGCACTACTTTGACCTCTACGAGCGTGTCGCAGAAGGATTCTGGTGCTTGGGGCATCCGCTTGATGCTCGGAGAAGAGAGCTCGAGGACCCCTGGCAATTCAGTGTGGGCGAGCCTGCCCACTTCAAGGGGCTGATCAGGCTCCCGCTAAGTGTGGAGGGAGAGGCGCATGACTACTCCCATGCCGCGTTCGGTACCCCGGTTGTCAGTGCGAAGCTGGCCACCGTCTTCCAGGAACTGGCTCCAGGTGACGTGGAGTTGATTCCCGTCGAGGTTGATTCCCACGCGGGGCCGTACTTCATCCTCAATGCCCTCCGCACCTTTCCATGCATCGATACCGAGGCTTCCGCTGAGGTGGACTACTGGACCGAGGAGGATGGGCTTCCTGAAAAGGTTGGGAAGCTCTTCTCCATTTCAGGCATGCGCATCGACCCGTCGAAGGTAGGCGACGCCAAGGTGTTTCGTCCGTCGGAGTGGAAGGGCTCGCTCATCGTCTCCGAGGACATCAAGGACGCGATGGAGCGCGCGGGCATCACAGGCGCGAAGTTCGAAGCGGTCACGGGGCCGCCGACGTTCGACCCTGTTCGCCGAGCGGAGACAAGGATGCGCGCCGAGTTGTGGCACCAGGCTCGATTGGCTCGTGCGGCCGTGTGGCGCGAACTCGGCGACATGTCGGACGACTTCTACATTCCTCCCGTCGTGGGCGGCCCGTGGCCCGGTGAGAGACAGAACTGGACCGCCATGCAACGTCCTGACGGCCACATGCTCATCGTCACCGACGGCCTGTCCGACCCGTTCAACGACATCCTCGACCGGCCTACCGCGGGCTTCGGACTGGAGCTCGCCATCGAGACTCCGGAGCCTCTGGGAGAGGTGTGGAAGAGCTGGCCGGTGCACCTGCTCGAACGTGTCGCCTACGAGGTCGCTGAGTTCGAGAAGCTCCGCGTCACCCTGTCCAAGGGCACGCTGTCCATGGAGGTGGATGGCGTGGGCATGCCTGAAACCCTCGTCACTCCCGAGGGCCGCGTGGCCGTGCTCATTGGCATGGAGACGGACTCACTGCCCTCGCGCTTCTCGATTCCCGGGGGCGAGGTCCGGCTGCTCACCGTGAAGGCGCTGATGCCCGCGGAGCTGCAATGGCTGCTCCGTCAGGGCAAGGGCGCGGCGGCGGAGCTCATCCGCCGCTTCAAGGACGCGGGAGAGGGGCACCTCTCCCGTTCGTGGCGCCAACCTGTCGTCAGCTAG
- a CDS encoding alpha-amylase family glycosyl hydrolase — protein MRPLRGLSLCGAALLSACAGSPPSTPVTPPASGNITLAAPAGDAWYRGAVFYEVFVRSFQDSNGDGVGDLPGLISRLDYLNDGNPATTDDLGVDALWLMPVFASPSYHGYDVTDYERIQTAYGSLEDLQRLCDEAHRRGMRVILDFVINHTSSQHPWFVDSASSARSAKRDWYQWRANNPGWAQPWDIYSQTNTWHQQDTGWYYGAFWGGMPDLNLQTPAVREEMKRLATLWLQRGVDGFRLDAARYLIETGSGAGQADTPETHAFWKEFSAHVRSVKPDAVLVGENWSETPSVGKYYGSTATVPGGDELPLNFNFPMSARVIEGINGGNAGGVAAKLLEMKNNYPAGVADAPFLTNHDMVRLATQFTNDGAKLGLAASVLLTLPGAPFLYYGEEVGLGNGNANNDESKRTPMPWTAAAGGGFTTGSPWYAFSSGRETANVEAQRNNPGSLLSRYRALIHARQGSEALRNGGLRLFTPTTGVSRSLAFVRTLGDEQVLVVHNFSTAQESVGPFDVEATTAEPLFLDNGVTPLTGGTGAWKTSVPARGTGIWRLR, from the coding sequence ATGCGCCCCCTCCGCGGACTCTCCCTCTGTGGCGCGGCCCTGCTGTCGGCCTGCGCCGGTTCCCCGCCTTCGACGCCCGTCACCCCGCCCGCGTCCGGAAACATCACGCTCGCCGCGCCCGCGGGAGACGCGTGGTACCGGGGCGCGGTGTTCTATGAGGTGTTCGTGCGCAGCTTCCAGGACTCCAACGGCGACGGCGTGGGGGACCTGCCGGGGCTCATCTCGCGGCTGGACTACCTGAACGACGGCAACCCCGCGACGACGGACGACCTGGGCGTGGACGCGCTGTGGCTGATGCCGGTGTTCGCGTCGCCCAGCTATCACGGCTACGACGTGACGGACTACGAGCGCATCCAGACGGCGTACGGCTCGCTGGAGGACCTGCAGCGGCTGTGTGACGAGGCGCACCGCCGGGGCATGCGCGTCATCCTCGACTTCGTCATCAACCACACCAGCTCGCAGCATCCATGGTTCGTGGACTCGGCGTCCTCGGCGCGGTCGGCGAAGCGGGACTGGTATCAGTGGCGTGCGAACAACCCGGGCTGGGCGCAGCCGTGGGACATCTACTCGCAGACCAACACGTGGCATCAGCAGGACACCGGCTGGTACTACGGCGCCTTCTGGGGCGGCATGCCGGACCTGAACCTCCAGACGCCCGCGGTCCGCGAGGAGATGAAGCGCCTGGCGACGCTGTGGCTCCAGCGCGGCGTGGACGGCTTCCGGCTGGACGCCGCGCGCTACCTCATCGAGACGGGCAGCGGCGCGGGGCAGGCGGACACGCCGGAGACGCACGCGTTCTGGAAGGAGTTCTCCGCGCACGTGCGCTCGGTGAAGCCGGACGCGGTGCTGGTGGGTGAGAACTGGAGCGAGACGCCGTCGGTGGGGAAGTACTACGGCTCCACGGCGACGGTGCCGGGCGGGGACGAGCTGCCGCTCAACTTCAACTTCCCCATGTCCGCGCGAGTGATTGAAGGCATCAACGGGGGCAACGCCGGGGGCGTGGCGGCGAAGCTGCTGGAGATGAAGAACAATTACCCGGCGGGCGTGGCGGACGCGCCGTTCCTGACCAACCACGACATGGTGCGGCTGGCGACGCAGTTCACGAACGACGGGGCGAAGCTGGGGCTCGCGGCGTCGGTGTTGCTGACGCTGCCGGGAGCCCCGTTCCTCTACTACGGCGAGGAGGTGGGCCTGGGGAACGGCAACGCCAACAACGACGAGTCCAAGCGCACGCCGATGCCCTGGACGGCCGCGGCGGGCGGAGGCTTCACGACGGGCTCACCGTGGTACGCGTTCTCCAGCGGCCGGGAGACGGCGAACGTGGAGGCGCAGCGGAACAACCCGGGGTCGCTGCTGTCGCGTTACCGGGCGCTCATCCACGCGCGCCAAGGCTCGGAGGCGCTGCGCAACGGAGGCCTGCGACTGTTCACGCCGACGACGGGCGTGTCGCGCTCGCTGGCGTTCGTGAGGACGCTGGGAGACGAGCAGGTGCTGGTGGTCCACAACTTCTCCACCGCGCAGGAGTCGGTGGGCCCGTTCGACGTGGAGGCCACGACGGCGGAGCCGCTGTTCCTGGACAACGGCGTGACGCCGCTCACCGGCGGCACGGGAGCGTGGAAGACGAGCGTGCCAGCGCGCGGCACGGGCATCTGGCGGCTGCGCTAG
- a CDS encoding glucodextranase DOMON-like domain-containing protein, with amino-acid sequence MFVRSRVSALLLASSLAACSGGKTREDALLFRLTDPVGDDHGDGELVYPRRTDLGPGDLDVVSVAAFADGDATRFEVTFARPIAKPSRAQSVDLEGATVAERARHGFYTFNVDLYVDQDRKPGSGRTDTLPGRGLTLAADSGWEKAVVLTPRPYEARESLRKQWRQVALDAYEKKTGPIGGKVESELNAATEQELEARVFFPTVIQVSGRTVMFRVPDRFLGSHASADWGYGVAVTGATLDRRVSLGGMFGGDTTANQQLMAMGIMAGEPYNDRFGGGRKGDPSQSPVVDLLVAPGTTQEEVLGASKPAWSAVVPSGKAVAPAAEAAPEAGTVEDAGVPEAAPAVDAGAVGPSSPAP; translated from the coding sequence ATGTTCGTGCGTTCCCGCGTGTCCGCGCTCCTGCTCGCTTCCTCCCTGGCCGCGTGTTCCGGTGGAAAGACGCGCGAGGACGCGCTGCTGTTCCGGCTGACGGATCCGGTGGGGGACGACCACGGCGACGGCGAGCTGGTGTATCCGCGCCGCACGGACCTGGGGCCCGGGGACCTGGACGTGGTGTCGGTGGCGGCGTTCGCGGACGGCGACGCGACGCGGTTCGAGGTGACGTTCGCGCGCCCCATCGCGAAGCCCTCGCGCGCGCAGTCGGTGGACCTGGAGGGCGCGACGGTCGCGGAGCGGGCGCGGCACGGCTTCTACACGTTCAACGTGGACCTGTACGTGGACCAGGACCGCAAGCCGGGGTCCGGGCGTACGGACACGCTGCCGGGGCGCGGGCTCACGCTGGCGGCGGACTCGGGGTGGGAGAAGGCGGTGGTGCTGACGCCGCGTCCCTACGAGGCGCGCGAGTCGCTGCGCAAGCAATGGCGGCAGGTGGCGCTGGATGCCTACGAGAAGAAGACGGGGCCCATTGGCGGCAAGGTGGAGTCGGAGCTGAACGCGGCCACGGAGCAGGAGCTGGAGGCGCGGGTGTTCTTCCCCACGGTCATCCAGGTGAGCGGACGCACGGTGATGTTCCGGGTGCCGGACCGCTTCCTGGGCTCGCACGCGAGCGCGGACTGGGGCTACGGCGTGGCGGTGACGGGCGCGACCCTCGACCGGCGCGTGTCGCTGGGCGGGATGTTTGGCGGGGACACGACCGCGAATCAGCAGCTCATGGCCATGGGCATCATGGCGGGCGAGCCGTACAACGACCGCTTCGGTGGCGGGCGCAAGGGAGACCCGTCACAGTCGCCGGTGGTGGACCTGCTGGTGGCGCCGGGCACGACGCAGGAGGAGGTGCTGGGGGCCTCGAAGCCGGCGTGGAGCGCGGTGGTGCCTTCGGGGAAGGCCGTGGCTCCGGCGGCGGAGGCTGCTCCGGAGGCGGGCACGGTGGAGGATGCCGGTGTGCCCGAGGCCGCGCCCGCCGTGGATGCGGGAGCCGTGGGTCCGTCGTCGCCCGCCCCGTGA